One Bacteroidales bacterium genomic window carries:
- a CDS encoding S8 family serine peptidase, with protein MKKVIFLSLIVFLFGELVFSQKQNNKWLYNFEKVKTIEYKKKKKEADEFAVKNGLPIKQVLPDGTVMEIQEILNGVPQYYKTDNAGASQTSRANTLYSGGGLGLNVTGNGYSKVGEWDGGKVRNTHQEFGGRITLGDGAATLSDHSTHVAGTIIAAGGFDANAKGMAYQANLTTYEWTNDEAEMAAAAAAGMEISNHSYGYIRGWYYNGSSWIWYGDQGISNVEDYLFGFYNSSSQDIDNIAYNAPNYLICKSSGNDRGDGPGANPPTAEIDGGADGFDCIGTKGVAKNILTVGAVNEVQLYTGPNDVVMSSFSSWGPADDGRIKPDICAKGVDVYSTSSAADDAYISKNGTSMSTPSTTGTLVLLQQHYQNTHTGSILKAATLKALVLNTADEAGPDIGPDYMFGWGLLNAKRAAELISQDADGINVIDEQTLSDGATYSRDITVGCKPVKITIVWTDPAGTPTSAQLNPTTLMLVNDLDLRLTGPTGTHYPWKLDRNNPSDAATNSGENNVDNVETVYIENPTPGTYTIIIDHDGTLASSQDFSIIIQGLNEFTAIPAACSNLISPTDGATNLPISTSIIWSEVADAISYDVYFGTDAAATNILNGINQCGSTVLYECLSPSTTYYFKIYPRNNQGARTSCSTWSFTTGNASTSALFTENFDALTEPNVPSNWIQETSDDFNWESESGTTPSGNTGPDDDVTGGGKYIYTEASDPNYPNKTAVIYTPYLDLSAVTGAELDFYYHMYGANMGTLNVDIFDNGEWHSILSKSGEQHSSGSDAWTQVTTDLSKYRTCPYQQIRFKGTTDWWDSDMAIDEFGLTEVACTPPSSQATNFSATPDQNSIDISWTRGTPDGGHKVLVTAREGSAVNQDPTTGTTYTANAAFGSGTQIGTGNFVVYDGNGTSVTITNLNAGTTYHFAIYEYFSPSCYNLTQLAGNATTTAPSSPPSITSVSPDNFFADKGKQITIDGTDLAGATSVTIGGVSGTINTNTATEIIVTFPAGFYSDNTLTVTTGGGSDTETCTVNTRNIIPVGGGTDFHTSIQSALNGLFAWYGTTSFDAGQLAGTKTIDVYNGTYTDEVTPNVTLGTTAAENLIIQNHTGENPVIDASTNNFGIYIGDLDYVQITGFTVHSAVDDNIYTEGDNNTINLNRCYGASTGTGIVLNVSLNSDLSNNLLYNNYNYGLRLIGSNNTVVKNNTIADNGHESKGPPLPGPYIPAQLYVESGTGVNISNNIFYAKTGTNIFTLMTESGITVTSDFNTYYKNGNTSLVFYNGALYADIAAWTGNGAGTNDKEGDPLFVTNGTDFHIFSVYDSYHTGEWPPTTAVAGTWTADASTSPALDAGNPFDAFTNEPVSGGRINQGAYGNTVQASKSGGIRWDGSTDSDWQTTTNWTPEQIPASTDDVTVPDGCPNYPVIDDGTTTAECNNIIIEANSNIEIADNGQMTVSGNVTNNAGASGIAVKSNTSGDGSLIINNSAIDATVERYLSHTNGEEGQWHFLGSPVTAAPVSLFNTNNFYEYDETQDDWWTGATYFFNGTSGWNIPAGNLTVGQGYIYYYYEHTLNYQGTLNHNDAGYDITAEYTLHSGNAGNGDPYTNFDGWNLLSNPHPSVIDWESMNRIDITSTVYYYDDGSNNYAYYPVGGPGVNGGTQYIPSGQGFFVKSNDGVDGGILTIPNSAKVHHDESFRKTVKIYDNLLKLRMDYSGYSDETLVMFKDNATIAFDDQFDAYKRFSWNDDVIQIYTFNPGINTDFAINTVFGNDEIVIPLAFKVNTGDVFTIYSNEFNFDEYSVFLYDTEEDIYTELSLGKTYSFNSEPGTFTDRFELIFEKSAVSVPQAFNTSVVLYPNPNTGLFYLTVGNKASDFNVEITNVTGQIIYKNTFENNLTTEINMNSHSSGVYFVKIKFSDNSEINKKIILK; from the coding sequence ATGAAAAAAGTTATATTTTTAAGTTTAATAGTTTTCTTATTTGGTGAATTAGTGTTCTCCCAAAAACAAAATAATAAATGGCTTTACAATTTTGAAAAAGTAAAAACAATTGAATATAAAAAGAAGAAAAAAGAAGCAGATGAATTTGCTGTAAAAAACGGTTTGCCGATCAAACAAGTTTTACCGGACGGTACAGTTATGGAAATTCAAGAAATTCTTAACGGAGTTCCGCAATATTATAAAACCGACAATGCCGGTGCCTCACAAACATCAAGAGCCAATACTTTATATTCCGGTGGCGGACTTGGACTAAATGTAACAGGAAATGGTTACAGTAAAGTAGGAGAATGGGATGGTGGTAAAGTAAGAAATACTCATCAGGAATTTGGAGGCAGAATTACACTTGGAGACGGAGCTGCAACTTTAAGCGACCATTCTACTCATGTTGCAGGAACAATTATTGCTGCCGGTGGTTTTGATGCGAATGCAAAAGGAATGGCTTATCAAGCTAATCTTACAACTTATGAATGGACAAATGATGAAGCTGAAATGGCAGCAGCAGCAGCGGCAGGTATGGAAATATCTAATCATTCTTATGGATACATAAGAGGTTGGTATTATAACGGTTCAAGTTGGATATGGTATGGTGATCAAGGTATAAGCAATGTTGAAGATTATTTATTTGGTTTTTACAATTCATCATCACAAGATATTGATAATATTGCTTATAATGCACCAAATTATTTGATATGTAAATCTTCAGGTAATGACAGAGGAGACGGACCCGGAGCAAATCCTCCAACAGCAGAAATTGACGGAGGTGCCGACGGTTTTGATTGTATAGGAACAAAAGGAGTTGCCAAAAATATTTTAACAGTCGGGGCAGTCAATGAAGTCCAACTTTATACAGGTCCAAATGATGTTGTTATGAGTTCTTTCAGTAGTTGGGGACCGGCAGACGACGGACGTATTAAACCCGATATCTGTGCAAAAGGTGTAGATGTTTATTCAACGAGTTCAGCTGCAGACGATGCTTATATTTCAAAAAACGGAACGTCTATGTCAACACCAAGTACAACCGGAACACTTGTTTTATTACAACAACATTACCAAAATACGCATACCGGCAGCATATTAAAAGCTGCAACTTTGAAGGCTCTTGTACTTAATACTGCCGATGAAGCAGGACCGGATATCGGACCTGATTACATGTTCGGTTGGGGCTTATTAAATGCAAAACGTGCTGCAGAATTGATTAGCCAAGATGCTGACGGAATAAATGTTATTGATGAACAGACACTTTCAGACGGAGCCACATATTCACGTGATATTACAGTAGGATGTAAACCTGTAAAAATAACTATAGTTTGGACAGATCCGGCCGGAACACCAACTTCAGCTCAACTCAACCCGACAACATTAATGCTTGTTAATGATTTGGATTTGAGACTTACCGGACCGACCGGTACACATTATCCATGGAAATTAGACAGAAACAATCCTTCTGATGCTGCTACTAATTCAGGAGAGAATAATGTTGATAATGTTGAAACAGTTTATATTGAAAATCCGACTCCCGGAACCTATACAATTATAATTGATCATGACGGAACCTTGGCAAGTTCGCAAGATTTTTCAATTATTATTCAAGGATTAAATGAGTTTACGGCAATACCGGCTGCTTGTTCTAATCTAATAAGTCCGACTGACGGAGCAACTAATTTGCCGATTTCAACAAGTATTATATGGAGTGAAGTTGCTGACGCAATATCATATGATGTTTATTTCGGTACAGATGCTGCTGCAACAAATATTTTAAACGGTATAAATCAATGTGGCTCAACTGTTCTTTATGAATGTCTTAGCCCAAGCACAACATACTACTTTAAAATATACCCGCGAAATAATCAAGGGGCAAGAACAAGTTGTTCCACATGGTCTTTTACTACAGGCAATGCAAGTACATCTGCACTTTTCACAGAAAATTTTGATGCTTTAACAGAACCGAATGTCCCTTCAAATTGGATTCAAGAAACTAGTGATGATTTCAACTGGGAATCTGAATCCGGAACAACTCCATCTGGCAATACAGGACCTGATGATGATGTAACAGGCGGAGGAAAATATATCTACACAGAAGCCAGTGATCCAAACTATCCAAATAAAACAGCTGTAATTTACACTCCTTATCTTGACTTAAGTGCTGTTACCGGAGCTGAGTTAGATTTTTATTACCACATGTACGGAGCAAATATGGGAACTCTTAATGTTGACATCTTTGATAACGGTGAGTGGCACAGCATACTCTCTAAATCAGGAGAACAACACTCTTCCGGCTCTGATGCATGGACACAGGTTACTACAGATCTGTCAAAATACAGAACTTGTCCTTATCAGCAAATCCGTTTTAAAGGTACAACTGACTGGTGGGATAGTGATATGGCTATTGATGAATTCGGTTTAACAGAAGTTGCCTGTACTCCGCCAAGTTCGCAAGCCACAAACTTCTCTGCAACACCGGATCAAAACTCAATTGACATCAGTTGGACAAGAGGTACACCCGACGGAGGACATAAAGTACTTGTTACAGCTCGTGAAGGAAGTGCCGTAAATCAAGACCCGACTACAGGTACTACATATACGGCAAATGCTGCATTTGGTTCAGGAACACAAATAGGAACAGGTAATTTTGTAGTTTATGACGGTAACGGAACTTCTGTTACAATTACTAATTTAAATGCCGGAACTACATATCACTTCGCAATATATGAATATTTTTCACCGAGCTGTTATAATTTAACACAACTTGCAGGTAATGCTACAACCACAGCCCCAAGCAGCCCACCTTCAATTACATCTGTATCACCTGACAATTTCTTTGCTGATAAAGGAAAGCAAATAACAATTGACGGAACTGATCTGGCAGGAGCAACATCTGTTACAATTGGTGGTGTAAGCGGAACTATAAATACAAACACGGCAACTGAAATAATCGTAACATTCCCGGCAGGTTTTTATTCTGATAACACTCTGACTGTTACAACAGGAGGAGGTTCGGATACTGAAACATGTACAGTAAATACAAGAAATATTATTCCGGTTGGCGGAGGTACAGATTTTCACACTTCAATACAAAGTGCATTGAACGGACTTTTTGCTTGGTACGGCACAACTTCTTTTGATGCCGGCCAATTAGCCGGAACAAAAACCATTGATGTATATAACGGAACATATACTGATGAAGTTACTCCGAATGTAACCCTCGGAACAACAGCCGCCGAAAATCTGATCATTCAGAATCATACAGGAGAAAATCCTGTAATTGATGCATCAACGAATAACTTCGGAATTTATATCGGTGATTTGGATTATGTTCAAATCACAGGTTTTACTGTTCATTCTGCTGTTGATGATAACATTTACACAGAAGGTGATAATAATACAATCAATTTGAACAGATGTTATGGAGCATCAACCGGTACAGGAATCGTTCTTAATGTGTCATTAAATTCTGATTTATCAAACAACCTCTTATATAATAATTATAATTACGGGTTAAGACTGATAGGTTCTAATAATACTGTTGTAAAAAATAATACAATAGCTGATAACGGTCATGAGTCTAAAGGTCCGCCTTTGCCCGGTCCGTATATACCGGCACAATTATATGTTGAATCCGGAACAGGAGTTAATATAAGCAATAATATTTTTTATGCAAAAACGGGTACTAACATTTTTACTTTAATGACTGAATCAGGTATTACCGTAACATCAGACTTTAATACTTATTATAAGAACGGAAATACAAGTTTAGTTTTTTATAACGGAGCTCTTTATGCTGACATAGCAGCTTGGACAGGAAACGGTGCAGGTACAAATGATAAAGAAGGCGATCCTTTATTTGTAACAAACGGAACAGACTTTCATATCTTCTCTGTTTATGATTCTTATCATACCGGTGAGTGGCCACCTACTACTGCTGTTGCAGGAACATGGACGGCCGATGCAAGTACATCTCCTGCATTAGATGCCGGTAATCCTTTTGATGCTTTTACTAACGAACCTGTCAGCGGCGGAAGAATTAATCAAGGTGCATACGGTAATACAGTTCAAGCATCTAAATCAGGAGGAATAAGATGGGACGGATCAACAGATTCAGATTGGCAAACAACAACCAACTGGACACCTGAACAAATCCCTGCTTCAACAGATGATGTTACAGTACCTGACGGATGTCCCAATTATCCTGTTATTGATGACGGCACAACAACAGCAGAATGTAATAATATTATAATTGAAGCAAATTCAAATATTGAAATTGCAGATAACGGGCAAATGACTGTTTCCGGTAATGTTACAAATAATGCCGGTGCTTCCGGAATTGCAGTAAAATCAAATACTTCCGGAGACGGATCATTAATAATAAACAATTCTGCAATTGATGCAACTGTTGAAAGATATTTATCTCATACAAACGGTGAGGAGGGCCAATGGCACTTTCTGGGATCTCCCGTAACAGCAGCTCCTGTAAGTTTATTTAATACAAATAATTTTTACGAATATGACGAAACTCAAGATGACTGGTGGACAGGAGCAACTTATTTCTTTAACGGAACTTCCGGTTGGAATATTCCGGCAGGGAATCTTACAGTAGGACAAGGATATATTTATTATTATTATGAACATACCTTAAATTATCAAGGCACTTTAAATCATAATGATGCCGGATATGATATAACTGCAGAATATACTTTACACTCCGGAAATGCAGGAAATGGCGATCCGTATACAAATTTTGACGGATGGAACTTATTATCAAATCCTCACCCAAGTGTAATAGATTGGGAATCAATGAATAGAATAGATATTACATCAACTGTATACTATTATGATGACGGCAGCAATAATTATGCTTATTATCCTGTCGGAGGACCGGGTGTAAACGGCGGTACTCAATATATTCCTTCCGGACAAGGGTTTTTTGTAAAATCTAATGATGGTGTTGACGGCGGAATATTGACAATTCCTAATTCTGCAAAAGTACATCATGATGAAAGCTTCAGGAAAACTGTTAAGATATATGATAATTTACTGAAATTAAGAATGGACTATTCCGGTTATTCCGATGAAACTCTTGTAATGTTTAAAGATAATGCAACAATTGCTTTTGATGATCAATTTGATGCCTATAAAAGATTCTCTTGGAACGATGATGTTATTCAAATCTATACATTCAATCCGGGAATCAATACCGATTTTGCAATTAACACTGTCTTTGGGAACGATGAAATTGTTATTCCGCTGGCTTTTAAAGTTAATACCGGTGATGTGTTTACAATTTATTCTAATGAATTCAATTTCGATGAATATAGTGTATTTTTATACGATACTGAAGAAGATATTTATACTGAATTATCATTAGGAAAAACTTATTCTTTTAATTCAGAGCCCGGTACATTTACCGACAGATTTGAACTTATTTTCGAAAAATCAGCAGTTTCCGTTCCGCAAGCTTTCAATACATCGGTTGTATTATATCCGAATCCGAATACAGGATTATTCTATTTAACAGTCGGAAATAAAGCTTCTGACTTCAATGTTGAAATTACAAATGTTACGGGACAAATTATTTACAAAAACACATTTGAAAACAACCTCACAACAGAGATCAACATGAACTCTCATTCAAGTGGTGTATATTTTGTGAAAATAAAATTCAGTGATAATTCTGAAATAAATAAAAAAATAATATTAAAATAA